In Scyliorhinus canicula chromosome 18, sScyCan1.1, whole genome shotgun sequence, a single window of DNA contains:
- the LOC119953470 gene encoding transmembrane protein 238-like isoform X2, translating to MVLGGMGRCPGFFCMAVSLDVAGLTLLLIGIFANVRVGGRGFGDCLVYSGSIIVFLSLIWWLFWCTGNIEVPLEELEKEPALEGRLARRFSQRLSVKSQGSPEEADKLGKEGELSVREIATAISWDMVVTWHSGVPKI from the coding sequence ATGGTTTTGGGCGGGATGGGGCGGTGCCCGGGCTTCTTCTGCATGGCTGTCAGCTTGGACGTGGCCGGCTTGACCTTGCTCTTAATTGGCATTTTTGCCAATgtgcgggtgggtggcagggggttTGGGGACTGCCTCGTTTACAGCGGCTCCATCATCGTCTTCTTGAGCCTGATTTGGTGGCTTTTCTGGTGCACGGGCAACATCGAGGTGCCCCTGGAGGAACTGGAGAAAGAGCCCGCGCTCGAGGGGAGGCTGGCCAGGAGGTTTTCCCAAAGACTCTCGGTGAAAAGCCAGGGTTCGCCGGAGGAGGCGGATAaactggggaaggagggggagctgaGTGTGAGGGAGATAGCCACCGCCATCAGCTGGGATATG